The window AATCCTCAAGATCCAAATAGAGATATTTTTGTACTGAGTAAGGGGCATGGTAGTGCTGGTCTCTACGCCACACTCGCGCACCGAGGCTATTTCCCAATTGATGACTTGATGACTTATTGTATTAATGATGGCAAATTGCCTGGACACTTAGATAGAGAAAGCTGTCCGGGGGTAGAAGTCTCGGCAGGTTCGCTTGGGCATGGTTTTCCTGTTGCTCTCGGTCTTGCCTTAGCTCGCAAGAATAGCAAGCAGCGTGTGTTCTGTATCATCGGTGACGGTGAATGCAACGAAGGTAGCGTGTGGGAATCAGCAATGCTCGCACCAAGTCTTGGTTTAAACAACTTTACACTAATAATTGATTTTAATAAAATACAATCCTTTGGTAGAACCAATGATATTATTGACCAAACTAATCTAGCAGAGCGCTGGGCAAGTTTTGGCTGGGACACAGTAGAAATTGATGGACATAATTTAAAAGAGATTGAGGCTG of the Cyanobacteriota bacterium genome contains:
- a CDS encoding transketolase; protein product: MEDIKTIKEIRKSIVKMVHNAGVSHIGAAFSMIEILYTLYFKTMNIDPSNPQDPNRDIFVLSKGHGSAGLYATLAHRGYFPIDDLMTYCINDGKLPGHLDRESCPGVEVSAGSLGHGFPVALGLALARKNSKQRVFCIIGDGECNEGSVWESAMLAPSLGLNNFTLIIDFNKIQSFGRTNDIIDQTNLAERWASFGWDTVEIDGHNLKEIEAALIKPSSRPKAIIAHTVKGKGVSFMEDQLLWHYKSPDDTQLEQALEELK